Genomic segment of Panicum virgatum strain AP13 chromosome 2K, P.virgatum_v5, whole genome shotgun sequence:
aaaattttgagaaaaaagcAAGTCAAACGCGGTCaatttctttttcccttctctcttttcttcctctctctccccctcccctgtttttccTACCGATGGAGCAGAGCCCCCGCGCCATGCGGAGGGGCATCtctgccggcgagccgcgccaaGGACGACACCCCGACCAGCGCCCCGACCGGCCACCGACCGAGCGGCCCTGTCCCATCGCCTCGGCCACGTCTCGGCCATGCGCGAGCTTCCCGGCACGCCGCGCGCGAGCTGGCCGGCCACCACGGCCGCCCGCCGCACTCAACCCCGCGCCCCACCCCCTACAGAGCCTCCTCCCCCTTATTTCCTTCGCAACGAGCACTCTTGCCCACCCCTCTCCACTCCTCTCGCCCAGGGAGCTGAGCCCCAACCCCTCCCCTGCGCCAgaggcgccgccgtgcccgacCTCGCCGTGGATCTCgccctccggccctcctccgccccAACCAACTCCACAGACAGCTCCCCCACCTCCCATTGGTCCTTAcaagcaccaccgccgccaccctaGCCCGCCGGACCACCGCcggagcaggccgccgccgccacccgcagcTCTGCTCCACCGCCGGCCATCTCCCGTCCTCCCCCAACCTCGATTGAGCCCACAAATCGGTAGATCTCGAAGTCCTCTAGCTCCTCCTCCACTTCCCCCTAGCCGCCGGGGACCATAGCCACCGGATTTCGGCCGGCAAAGCCCGCCCCTTCTCCTACCTCCGGCTCGGGGCCTATTTGTGATTTGTTTTTAGATTTCAGGGGCCTCTGCACAAaagttccttttcctttttgttttccaaagCTGTGAATTTGTAAATTTGATATAAATTCGTAgcaaaatcgtaaaaatgcaaactcaattgttATGATTTCCTTGTGACTAGGTCTACaatttttgttacatacactttttcttttgctcaatagttttttcTCTATTTAAAATGCAAAGAAAAGGTAGATTTTATTGTATCTCAAGTTTTATCCAGTGCATGTAtaccatttttggtcagtatgTTTAATGCTGTAGAAGGAGGCTCTTATGAAAATTTGGTGGCCATTTGACACTCCTAGctataggttttatttaggTCTTGATTTATGCCTAGGATAAATAGTTTGATTTATACAAGTTGTTATGATAATATTATTTGGCTGAAACTTTTACAGATGCTCTATGGTCATTCATGTATTTGTCAGAAAAAGTTGGGCAATTTTTAGTTAAGTGAAACTGGTCCAAATGATTTATGGTAGAAATAAATGTactaaataaagaaaaatagtttctctgcctagaaaaatctgaaatttttactacagcttTAATTTGAGTTCATAATCATTCTAGTAAagttttagtccctggaacttagtATAACTAGCTgtaaaaattaattttgttacaTGCAGCTCTAGATTGTTACTTTTTTCATGCCTAGTATACTGCTCCTTTAAATCTGAAACATTGAAAGTAGACTCATAATAGGATCACCAGCACCCAGTTAATTTTTCAGTACTAGTACTTAGCTGGTTTGTTCTATAGAAATTAATCTTGTTTCTAGCAGTGGCTGTGTAAAATAATTATCATGCTTTTTCTgctacatgaaacttgctgaAGTTCATACAGTAGGACGTTAATTAAGTTTCTTACCATGTGTGAAAATTTCATGACCAAAGGATATGTTTAACTCCACTTTCACTTTATACCTAGCTCGCACATGTTACATGACTAGGAATGAATTAATGGCGTTTTGGAAAATCACCCTAGTTCTTTTATGAACTAAAACATGATGATTAATACTcgataaacgattgcccaatgaGATGAAAAATGAAAGTATTTTGTTGTCCAACTTGAgttttgttggattacaactttatagtgaagtaaATAATAACTTGTTATCATCACAACagctcatgcatgtgcatttcatatagattcgactactctcgctgagggaacatacgagctggtgcccgagtccgagagtgagctgCGTGAAGcccaagtgaatctaactgaagccaccgaagacccgaaccaaagttcggaagagccccaGGCTAACTACGCTCAGGAAgtcaagccccggagcataacctatcTATTTGCAATTTATGTAATTTATTGTTCCTacctacttgtgcatttaagttgaaaagatttgtttggaaccttagttgcatgatcttaGGTAcatatgtttgaacactagtatgggTAGGTCTATAGACAGCAATGCTAATGaatcggtagaagtcgagtgatttcctgtcactcacgagcttataggagttgaatgtttactaCATGCTGCAACCATAAGGTCCATGGGTGGGGCTATGATATTCGTTGGTGCCCCGTCTATTTAGTGAAAAatgttaaggccgcagtgtgtggtagtggtggttaagcatttgaacgtactaaccacatgccgaggaatatggtaatcggtaagctcaagtacctgatcggaccgaggagtggacttttccctcaaCCTCTTTGAACTtgttctcatgcgcgcacatgcgggtgtaGAGTctgcgtactctgtagtcgaggatggtgaccctgatccacgagccagaaagaaaggagaaatgttgcgtgggtgactcGATTctcatgcgtgtgtttaggtctgcttggccaggttaacaaattcaattcgaattgtccgtttctcgcggttattgagactgattaacccttttgccacatagagtaagaagtgaaacatgatgatgatcaatattgttggatgatgatgaaaaataattgttctaTCATGTTTGCCATTGGATAGTTGCTCACTTAGAATGATTAATTGTATTTGAATCCTGAGgctaaaatctaaaaataaggacatactcttagttgcttttcggcaaaacaaacccctcgagccaaaagtcttgcatgtctagatagtgggctaagtatacccatagtcgggtaagccttgctgagtattagtatattcagccttacttgtggctctactttgtttcaggtgagacttttgaggacatgattgctagtttgacttggccacGTACTcttcctcctggttggtcggtggagtgggatccgactccggccaatgatgacaatgccgagtgatgtcatgtacgggttTCATCGTGACATTTTGTATCGTCGTTAGAACTCATTTTATTTCTGCTGCAATTtgaactctgaaccagtttacTGTTTTCGAACTTGAAGTACCTTtatgatttcgaacttggtATGTAATATTTTCAATCAAGACTCTGTGATTTAAGAAATTGTGAATTGTTGTAATATCTGGTCCCGCCTTCGTGTGGGCTACGTTTGCTTTGCCGATCCTGGAAGTTAAGTGGTTtttatcgggactttacccgaggGACTGCCGTGGTCTTCCGGTTGAGGTGCGAGTTAAATCTAATTGCCTTTGCGAGAATGGTTAGCGTAAAATCGGATTTTTTCGGACGGTTCTGCCACAACCGCACCTTCCCTGCCCGCTACCGCGCGTTCCACCGGACGCCTCCCGTGCTCGGCGCCTTCTGGGGGGACGCGGTCTTCGTCCCCACCGCGTCGTTCCGCCCACCTGCCGCCGACCACAGCGGCTGCAATGTGCTCGACTGCCACCACGCCCGCGTGCTCCTCGAGAACCTCGGCTCCGGGGGCCTCTCCGTTTGGGACCCTATCACTGGCGACCTGCGCCGCCTCCCGGAGGCGCCCGACACCTTCTCGCTCGTCTGCAATGGCGCGGTGCTCTGCGCCGCGACCGCCCGCTGCGAGTGCGACCACCTCGCCTGCCACGGGGGTGCCTTCCTCGTGGCCAGGAGCGGATCCACATGGGGGGCTAGAGGGATTAAGCACCCAACCTCCCTAATATCCATGGATACCCCCGTAAGCCCCCTTTTTATTATTTGGATGAAACAATGAAAAGGAAGAggggaggaagaaaaagagaagaggagaaagaagaagaaagtggacATGATCCCCCTCTACATTTTTAGCCTAGATTCGCCACTGCTCGTGGCCTTAGTGGGCGCCGGCATCGAAGGGGAAATGCACGCCTGCCTCTTCTCGTCGGAGAACGGCGCGTGGAGCGCGCTGACCTCCGCTCTGATCGATTACATTTACCAGCTCCCGCCGGACTACTCCACCACCTCCTGCATCACCATCGACAATGTGCCGGCCGCGCTCATGGGGAACGAACTCTACTTCATCGGTGACTTCGGCAATGAGATCCTGCGGTGCGACCTGGTCGGGGAAAACCTCGCCGTGGTCGATCCGCTGGACGTGGAGACTTGCTACGACGGCGTCGTCGTCATGCCAGAGGAGAACGGCAGGCTGGGATTTGCCTTCGTGAAGGCCAACAGCCTCCATCTGTGGTTGATGGAGACGGGCCCTGAACCTGATGGATACGGCCGATGGGAAAAGCGCAGGGTCATCGATCTGGAGACGCTGTTCCCAATTCTCAACCTCTCACCGTATTTGAGTGGCTTTGTGGATGCAATCAACTGCATTGTTGTGACAACAGGTGATGCTCTTTACACCATTGAGCTCAAGATAATACTGACAAGGAAGGTGTGCAAGACGGAGAAACCCTACTCTTATTGCTGGCTGTACACTAGTTTCTACATTCCAGGTAAGATTTCTCATGTTTCTCTGTGTTTGGTTAATTCTGATATATATGCGAGTATTTAATTACCACCTCATAGTTAACTTCACCTTTTGAGCAAGAAGGCTGAAGGCATGCATAATAATAGAAAGTTTATTAGTGCCCACTGCCCAGGCTACAAGTGACATTGTATTTAGTCAGGATTTATTCCGAGACACAAGGAGCATAAAAAACAGTATTTGTGATCCAGAAattgaatttaatttgaatatacCTCGGACTTTTTGTTATTGTTTAGTACATTGCCCTTCATGGTACTGCAAGTTTGATTGCTGATCTTTAACATGATGAGCTTTATGCTCggtttattttcagcatgtgctAGTGGAATACTTGCAGCACCTGCGGCCAATGGAGACTGAGTGAACTTCTGTGAGCCATTTGAGGACATAACCAGGCAAATGGAATGCAAATCCATCACTGTGCAGTGCTGATGCTGTCCGGTGTTTTATTTCCTACTAAGCATTTGAGCAAATCTATCATCTGCAGAGCTGAGGCTCGTGAGAAAGTTTCAGCGAAGAATAGTATCAGCAGTTATCTTGGTCGACTAACAttcttcaaatcaaaatttctgTTTGTATGAATAAAAAACTATGTTTCAGTTTATTGCAGTCGTGAGTCTTTTACCGGTCCGTGTGTGGTGCAACCACTAGAAAGTAGAAACTGAATATGCCAAGTTTTGCTTGAAAACTGTATCACTGTTGTTCAATTTTGGACAAGGTTCCAAAATATCAGTCATCATGGCTAATCTGGTTCGTTTATCATCATGATTATTACTTAAGAACTGTATTTTAATTGTTTATTTCTGCTTGGTTGAGCTGCATGTTCAATTCTGTTTGGCATCAACAATGCAACTGTTGTTTTCAATTCTGAAAGAAATAGCCTGCGCGTTTATGTCCCTGTTTGGCTTGTGCGAAAGAGCACTAGTTTCAGGTTTTCAGCTTTCTGAGCACCCTCTTGGAATTGAAAAATACTAGTC
This window contains:
- the LOC120659493 gene encoding uncharacterized protein LOC120659493; its protein translation is PPSLFDKLGCRAPRVHRDAAHQGAPPPAEARTQARHSVPAQLVEDTVGEILLRLPPDDPASLVRASAVCKTWRRALADPSFPARYRAFHRTPPVLGAFWGDAVFVPTASFRPPAADHSGCNVLDCHHARVLLENLGSGGLSVWDPITGDLRRLPEAPDTFSLVCNGAVLCAATARCECDHLACHGGAFLVARSGSTWGARGIKHPTSLISMDTPVSPLFIIWMKQ
- the LOC120660894 gene encoding uncharacterized protein LOC120660894 yields the protein MHACLFSSENGAWSALTSALIDYIYQLPPDYSTTSCITIDNVPAALMGNELYFIGDFGNEILRCDLVGENLAVVDPLDVETCYDGVVVMPEENGRLGFAFVKANSLHLWLMETGPEPDGYGRWEKRRVIDLETLFPILNLSPYLSGFVDAINCIVVTTGDALYTIELKIILTRKVCKTEKPYSYCWLYTSFYIPACASGILAAPAANGD